One segment of Candidatus Peregrinibacteria bacterium DNA contains the following:
- a CDS encoding four helix bundle protein, with the protein MNYDLEERSAKFGENVIEFIKSIQTNDILKPLFHQLIRSSTSIGANYMEANYASSKRDFRNKIAISTKESNETKYWLRMIAKASPEKADICRKLWKEAHELTLIFAKIKRNSL; encoded by the coding sequence ATGAATTATGACTTGGAAGAGCGTTCGGCAAAATTTGGAGAAAATGTTATTGAGTTTATAAAATCAATTCAAACGAATGATATATTGAAGCCATTATTCCATCAGCTGATCAGATCTTCAACAAGTATTGGCGCAAACTATATGGAGGCAAATTACGCCAGTTCCAAGAGAGATTTTCGAAATAAAATAGCTATTTCTACAAAGGAGTCGAATGAAACAAAATATTGGCTTAGAATGATCGCAAAAGCTTCTCCCGAAAAAGCTGATATTTGTAGAAAACTCTGGAAAGAAGCTCATGAATTAACCCTTATCTTCGCAAAAATCAAAAGAAATTCTTTATAA
- the recJ gene encoding single-stranded-DNA-specific exonuclease RecJ: MISFLGKIWRERGKFSSEKSLFKNLLDVRNRSEADFTDATFEKLFDPFLFCDMERSVSRIQNALEKGEKILIFGDYDVDGMSGVAQLFLTMKMLGANVSYRLPRREEGYGLSSHIAEEIKNSGTSLVLTTDCGISNRREIEALQKENIDVIITDHHSLKEELPPAYAILHPLLESELFPDKHITGSGVAFFLCYGLLLRVYGKEKSRRSLEQLLELAVLGTIADCGILQGQNRIITLLGLEHLKNTKNPGLRSLLDMSKSAADSLNAEQIAFYLAPRLNAAGRLSDPHISLELLLGNHTRALELETLNHRRQDLVEIFLEKAEKMIDGRGQNLPAFLLKSEEWPSGILGLLAGKICEKYGKPTVVVEVRQQKMIGSCRGPDDFHFSKALKNVAEENPDLFLGFGGHAIAAGFSISSEKYSLFESAFLRYVEKSRGTEEILQHIDFDFSHHEKIHAEEILELENCAPFGTGNPNPLFHFPKMKIKNSKACGNGNKHLSLFLENQHGQRFSGIFFGQGALLDRLSQDKEIDILASPEVREWNGERRVQMKIVDIRGNF, translated from the coding sequence ATGATTTCATTTCTTGGAAAAATTTGGCGCGAGCGAGGAAAATTTTCTTCAGAGAAATCGCTTTTTAAAAACCTTCTGGATGTTCGAAATCGTTCCGAAGCGGATTTTACTGATGCAACATTTGAAAAACTCTTCGATCCTTTTCTTTTTTGTGATATGGAAAGAAGCGTTTCTCGCATACAAAATGCTCTTGAAAAAGGTGAAAAGATCCTTATTTTTGGTGATTATGATGTTGATGGCATGAGTGGAGTTGCTCAACTATTTTTGACAATGAAGATGCTGGGCGCAAATGTTTCGTACAGGCTTCCGAGAAGAGAGGAAGGATATGGCCTTTCTTCCCACATTGCTGAAGAAATAAAAAACTCCGGAACTTCACTTGTTCTCACAACGGACTGTGGAATTTCAAATAGACGCGAAATTGAAGCTCTTCAAAAAGAAAATATTGATGTCATTATTACGGATCATCATTCTCTTAAAGAAGAGCTTCCGCCTGCATATGCTATCCTGCACCCACTTCTTGAGAGCGAACTTTTTCCCGACAAACACATTACGGGTTCTGGTGTGGCGTTTTTCTTGTGTTATGGTCTTCTTCTCCGTGTGTATGGAAAAGAAAAAAGCAGGCGATCTTTGGAGCAGCTCCTCGAGCTTGCAGTGCTCGGGACCATTGCCGATTGTGGTATTTTACAGGGACAAAATAGAATAATTACACTGCTCGGTCTTGAGCACCTAAAAAATACGAAAAATCCTGGACTTCGAAGTCTCCTCGATATGTCGAAAAGCGCTGCTGATTCTTTGAATGCGGAGCAAATTGCGTTTTATCTCGCCCCCAGACTCAATGCGGCAGGACGTCTTTCTGATCCGCATATTTCTTTAGAACTTCTCCTCGGAAATCATACTCGTGCACTTGAGCTCGAAACTCTTAATCACAGGAGACAAGATCTTGTGGAAATTTTTTTAGAAAAAGCGGAGAAGATGATTGATGGAAGAGGACAAAATCTTCCGGCATTTCTCCTCAAAAGCGAAGAATGGCCATCTGGAATTCTTGGACTTCTCGCCGGAAAAATCTGTGAAAAATATGGAAAACCAACTGTTGTTGTCGAGGTCCGACAACAGAAAATGATTGGCTCATGTCGTGGACCTGATGATTTTCATTTTTCAAAAGCACTGAAGAATGTTGCTGAAGAAAATCCAGATCTTTTTTTGGGATTTGGCGGACATGCTATTGCTGCAGGATTCTCGATATCTTCGGAAAAATACTCGCTCTTTGAATCCGCTTTTCTTCGGTATGTAGAAAAATCTCGTGGCACGGAAGAGATTCTGCAGCATATTGATTTTGATTTTTCTCACCATGAAAAAATTCATGCAGAAGAAATTTTGGAGCTCGAGAATTGCGCTCCTTTTGGTACAGGAAACCCGAATCCGTTGTTTCATTTTCCAAAAATGAAGATCAAAAATTCGAAAGCTTGTGGGAATGGGAATAAGCATCTTTCGCTTTTTCTCGAAAATCAGCACGGGCAAAGATTTTCCGGAATATTCTTTGGGCAGGGCGCTCTTCTTGATAGGCTTTCTCAAGACAAAGAAATTGATATACTGGCATCGCCGGAAGTGAGAGAATGGAATGGAGAGAGGCGGGTGCAGATGAAAATTGTAGATATACGAGGGAATTTTTAA
- a CDS encoding deoxyguanosinetriphosphate triphosphohydrolase, whose translation MTFLLTRQDLENRELHMLPPYAIRNVESKGRDHEELKSPTRLEFQRDRDRVLHSKAFRRLKGKTQVFVAHYGDHFRSRLTHTLEVAQIARSLARILQGNEDLSETIALAHDLGHTPFGHAGEEAMRELMHRFGLDFEHNAQSRRIVEILEKRNPNYDGLNLTKESREGLFKHVSPHDRQKHKLAENAFLEAQIVDSADQIAYQNHDIDDGLRSGILSLDDLSKLDIWQKVMAKIPSGGSEEVWISRLVSGLINEMVENLSKESARKIAELKPKTPDDIRNSKEKIVGFSQEMEDMNTQLRHFLFSCFYKSSQVIAQSTNGKETIKKLFFYLYDHPESLPENYYQLVQFGERKEVVLKDFIAGMTDDFALNLADSLS comes from the coding sequence ATGACTTTTCTCCTCACTCGCCAAGATCTCGAAAACCGTGAACTTCACATGCTTCCTCCGTATGCGATTCGGAATGTCGAAAGCAAGGGAAGAGATCATGAAGAATTGAAGTCTCCAACACGGCTTGAATTTCAACGCGATCGAGATCGTGTGCTTCATTCCAAAGCATTCAGACGTCTCAAAGGAAAAACCCAGGTATTTGTGGCGCATTATGGCGACCATTTCAGATCTCGTCTTACACACACTCTTGAAGTTGCTCAAATTGCGAGGTCGCTTGCTCGAATTCTTCAGGGAAATGAAGATCTCTCAGAAACAATCGCTCTTGCGCATGATCTCGGACATACTCCTTTTGGACACGCCGGTGAAGAAGCAATGCGAGAACTCATGCATCGATTTGGGCTTGATTTTGAACATAACGCTCAGAGCCGAAGAATTGTCGAAATTCTCGAAAAACGAAATCCAAATTACGATGGACTGAATCTCACGAAAGAAAGCCGAGAGGGACTTTTTAAACACGTGTCTCCGCATGATCGACAAAAACATAAACTCGCTGAAAATGCTTTTTTAGAAGCACAAATTGTGGATTCTGCAGATCAAATCGCGTACCAAAACCATGATATTGATGATGGGCTCCGGAGCGGAATCTTGTCTCTCGATGATCTTTCAAAACTAGATATTTGGCAAAAAGTTATGGCAAAAATTCCGAGTGGCGGGTCAGAAGAGGTTTGGATTTCACGTCTTGTTTCTGGGCTTATTAATGAAATGGTCGAAAATCTTTCAAAAGAAAGCGCTCGTAAAATCGCTGAACTGAAGCCGAAAACACCAGATGATATTCGTAATTCAAAAGAAAAAATAGTCGGATTTTCTCAGGAAATGGAAGATATGAATACGCAGCTTCGGCATTTTCTCTTTTCATGTTTTTATAAAAGTTCACAAGTAATTGCGCAGAGTACAAATGGAAAAGAAACGATTAAAAAGCTTTTCTTTTATTTATATGATCATCCCGAAAGTCTTCCAGAGAATTATTACCAGCTTGTCCAATTTGGCGAAAGAAAAGAGGTCG